From Pelosinus fermentans DSM 17108, the proteins below share one genomic window:
- a CDS encoding ShlB/FhaC/HecB family hemolysin secretion/activation protein has translation MQDLQFFTKRLSTGGRWNLLNAIIVTFILTFYGLNNVQAITPAEQEASNRAQQEELRRRTQQEAQERRNREQSKDTFLQSEVKPTHETTLPVEELSFLIHTLKLEGDRVEKFSWLEEMLLPYQGQKIGKEGINLIVKRLTNALIARGYTTTRIGIPEQDLSSGTLKLMLVPGIIRNIHFTNPDTRANWYTAFPTRPGNILNLRDLEQGLEQIKRVPSQDADMQISPGENPGESDVNITMKSSNPFRMTFSLDDSGTKATGKIQASTSLSFDNLFGLNDLFYVSFNKDAQQEGDQYGTRGNSYQFSVPYGYWTFTLSGSSYNYHQTIEGVNQTFLTSGKSDNTEFRVQRLIHRDQQSKTHLQFGIIKKHSKSFIIDTEIQRKNVTADEIGISHRQYYGKTVLDVQLNHRWGVPWFNAQEDTDNMDPDTPTTRYKLWTFSTTLSKPVKMGNVEGKYSFTFSGQYTKDLLYATDYFSIGNRYTVRGFDGEQTLLAEKGFYIRNEWSMPVAQGKEAYVGLDYGQVSGPGTQWLLGKKLAGAALGIRGNEGGIYYDIFTSWPLYKPEGYQTSPYSLGFQLSYQL, from the coding sequence ATGCAAGATTTACAGTTCTTTACGAAGAGATTATCAACTGGTGGCAGGTGGAATCTGCTAAATGCTATTATTGTAACTTTTATTCTAACATTTTATGGACTAAATAATGTACAGGCCATCACCCCTGCAGAGCAAGAGGCAAGCAACCGCGCGCAGCAAGAAGAACTTCGTCGCCGTACGCAGCAAGAAGCACAAGAGCGACGGAATCGGGAACAGTCCAAAGATACCTTTCTGCAATCCGAAGTAAAGCCGACACATGAAACAACGCTGCCAGTGGAAGAGCTTAGTTTTTTGATTCATACCCTAAAATTAGAAGGGGATAGAGTTGAAAAGTTTTCATGGCTAGAAGAGATGCTGCTTCCCTATCAAGGACAGAAAATTGGTAAAGAAGGAATCAACCTCATCGTCAAGCGCCTAACCAATGCTTTAATTGCCCGTGGCTATACGACAACACGCATTGGCATACCCGAGCAAGACCTCTCAAGCGGTACCTTAAAACTGATGTTGGTTCCTGGCATTATCAGAAATATTCACTTTACCAATCCTGATACCCGTGCCAATTGGTACACAGCCTTTCCCACCCGTCCAGGAAACATTCTCAATCTCCGTGATCTAGAACAAGGATTAGAACAAATCAAACGAGTACCCTCCCAAGATGCGGATATGCAAATCTCTCCAGGAGAAAACCCCGGAGAAAGTGATGTTAATATTACCATGAAATCCAGTAATCCTTTTCGGATGACTTTTTCATTAGATGATTCTGGTACCAAAGCCACGGGAAAAATCCAGGCATCCACATCCTTATCTTTTGATAACTTATTTGGACTTAATGATCTGTTCTATGTCTCCTTCAATAAAGATGCTCAGCAAGAAGGGGATCAATATGGTACACGGGGAAACAGCTATCAATTTTCAGTTCCCTATGGGTACTGGACCTTTACCCTATCCGGCAGCTCCTACAACTACCATCAAACCATAGAAGGGGTCAACCAGACCTTTCTTACTTCCGGAAAAAGTGACAATACAGAATTTCGTGTGCAGCGGCTTATCCATCGTGACCAACAAAGTAAGACCCATCTGCAGTTTGGCATCATCAAAAAACATAGTAAGAGCTTTATTATCGACACGGAAATACAGCGTAAGAACGTCACTGCTGATGAAATTGGTATTAGTCATCGGCAATACTATGGCAAAACCGTACTGGATGTACAGCTTAATCATCGCTGGGGCGTGCCTTGGTTTAACGCCCAAGAGGATACAGACAATATGGATCCAGATACGCCGACGACTCGCTACAAGCTTTGGACTTTTAGTACAACCCTTAGCAAACCTGTGAAGATGGGGAATGTAGAAGGTAAATACTCCTTTACGTTTAGCGGACAGTATACCAAAGATTTATTATATGCAACCGATTACTTCAGTATTGGTAACCGTTATACCGTCCGGGGCTTTGATGGAGAACAAACCTTACTCGCCGAAAAAGGATTTTACATACGCAATGAATGGAGCATGCCCGTGGCCCAAGGAAAGGAAGCCTATGTAGGACTTGACTATGGACAAGTAAGCGGTCCTGGAACCCAGTGGCTTTTAGGCAAGAAACTGGCTGGTGCAGCTCTTGGTATCCGTGGCAATGAAGGAGGTATATATTATGATATTTTCACCAGTTGGCCTCTTTATAAACCAGAAGGGTACCAAACCAGTCCATACTCTCTAGGATTTCAGCTTAGTTATCAGCTATAA